In the genome of Delphinus delphis chromosome 15, mDelDel1.2, whole genome shotgun sequence, one region contains:
- the COX19 gene encoding cytochrome c oxidase assembly protein COX19, producing MSTAMNFGSKSFQPRPPDKGSFPLDHFGECKSFKERFMKCLRDNNFENAVCRNESKEYLECRMERQLMVPEPLEKLGFGDLIDGKSETKSEP from the exons ATGTCGACGGCCATGAACTTCGGGTCCAAGAGCTTCCAGCCGCGGCCCCCGGACAAGGGCAGCTTCCCGCTGGATCACTTCG GGGAATGTAAAAGCTTTAAAGAGAGATTCATGAAGTGTCTCCGGGACAACAATTTCGAAAATGCTGTGTGCAGAAACGAGTCAAAAGAGTATCTGGAGTGCAGGATGGAGAGGCAA CTGATGGTACCAGAACCCCTGGAAAAACTGGGATTTGGAGATTTGATAGATGGAAAGTCAGAGACAAAATCGGAACCGTGA